From Rhododendron vialii isolate Sample 1 chromosome 7a, ASM3025357v1:
tttttatcattgaaCTCTTTCTTAATGTGTCATTTATTTACGAGAAATTGAACAAGTACTTAAATAGTGgcgtatttttttgaaaatgaaaaaaagggaTATAGATTAGGGGTATAAATCACTatacatttgaatttttttaatcagatATCTATGgttaatttttgtaattgaatactgcattttttgtaaaattatttttatagaaCACttcttttgtaatatttttttttggccaagcCGGTATACATCAACGGGGTTAGAGGGATTTAATAGGTTAGTTCATGAGGGTTCAAAGGCTATCTATAGTCTTGAAACCCAAACCTCCAGACGGGGCTCGAAACCTAGCCTCTCACAATAAAGAACCGAAAAATACCCTTGGACGACAAGCCCTttggcacttttttttttgtaaactcaCCTTCGGAACCTTCACGTTCATCAGGTTGTGgactaagagcaagtttaccagtcATTGTCTAAAAAAACTCTTGAACAgtgtatatttttcattttacctactcatatttttttacacTACACCAATAcaatctattttacctattctttattaaaatattaatagagagagagagagagagagagagagagagagtgggagagtcaaagagagagagagagtgagagagaaaaggagaggaaacaataaaaaagtaGATTGCTTATGAATAGTTGTGAGCCATTTTTGGCTCAAAACCGTAGATGGAGGAAAATTGCCTCCCTCTTTAGCTACTCTGTTGTTCGggtacattttccctttttgtgaGGTAAAATGGCGACAAAGGTACTTTGAAGTAGCTGGTAAAGTTGCTCTAATgatttaaaaaagagagagagagaaatcaagtTGTGGAGTAGAGTAAAAGTATTTGAGGAAAGCTATCaatacaattttaaaataactcCGTACACAATTTCGCTTGGAACTATTCGATGCGCATATGAGTATACATACATGCATCAAATTGTATTGGACGCAATTGTGTTGAGAGCTGTATTTATAAactttttatgctttgtttagTTTGTGATTTAAGTAGTGTTTTTGGATAacaagtggagagaaaaatgaaagtaatgactgaaaatagaggtaaaaagtggagaaagatagagtGAGAAATGATATTAATGATTAGAAAGTTAGAAAAAGAtataagaataataattgaattgataaatattttttgagtagaAGAATGAAATGAACAAGGTAGTATTATtagttggaaaattctaaaatcaacctaatgggctgacaataatgagtgtatgaatgtgtattaaatggtataaaaagTATATAAAAATGCGTGTCTTCTAAtatgtttatcgtcagcccagttaTTGAAATAGCAAGACCCTTATTACTAGTTTTTGCAAGTGGAGTGTAGTATTTTGGGGATGTCCAGTAGATCGAGTCAGTTGAGCATCCAATCACAAGGTGACAAGTTGTGGTCGTGAATGGGATGCATTCTTCACTAGAAAGTGACGGAGTAACAGTTGGCGCAGGCACACCACGCAATGCAAACGGCGATCTAGGTTTCCGTTTTaggatactctctctctctctctctctcgctcacCAAATACTACTCCCCACTCCCCAGACAGTGCACGGAGTAGTACCCATAACAAAATTGGAATTTTATTGCCTAGGCGCATCCACCCACCCTTGGGTCCATTAACAGTATATGGACTCCCTCCTCTATCCAAACATGTGGCTAAAAGATGCGTTAACAGTGTATTCCCTCCTCTATCCAACATGTGGCTAAAAGATGTAGCGAGTACTTCTGCGAGTACGTAACTAAAAATTCCTGACTCGACGTATACATATCACACAGACACCATCTCGTTCAACAACAGACGCCGTCACGCACACAAAGCTCCCACTCCGGCCCGCGTttcatcactctctctctctctctctccgtcgtAGCAGCAGACGCCGCCACCACCTGCGATTCTCGGAGAGAGAAATGCAGACCCTCTCTCTTCCGTAGTAGCCGCACCTCGTGATCGTACCTCGCGAAAATCTAGATCGGGCCTTGATTGATTGATCATTAACCTAGAGGGGTTTCGATGGCTTCGGAGGACGTGAAGACGAGCGAATCGGCTGTTTCGACGATCGTTAATCTGGCTGAAGAGGCTAAGCTTGCCAGACAGGGAGTTAAGGCGCCGAGTTATGCTGTACTCACTATCTGCAAGTCTCTCGTCGCCGGAGGAGTCGCTGGAGGCGTGTgagttttcactttttttttttctttttttatgttgCCAACGTTGGATATTATATTTGTTCGATGCCCTGTTTTGTTTTAGCaatttcttcttcccttttttaATTACTATATGTTATTGTAATTGGATTTGATGGAATAAATTAGCTGAACCAAGTAAGTGAGTGACTGAAAGAATATATAGGCGTCCGAGTTTTTACTTCTTCATATCGtaaattgtgttttaaagtaGTTATTCGATgccttgttttgttttcctcaaAATCAGGACATTgcaatttcttcttcctttttctttaattacGTGTTACTGTAATTGTTTTTGATAGAAAATGGAAATGGGAAGCTAAATTAGCTGAACCAAGTGGCTGAAAGATTATTCGAGTGATCTGAATCAGGTGCCCCCTAACTGAGTTACAtgtccaaaatttatataaaaaaaaaaaaaaaaaatccatgaaaCTTCTGTCGAGAAATCGACCAAGCTAACAAACACACAATGCGAAGAGTATTCAAGAACGGACAACAAGAACAGAAGACACTGAGTTTTTTACGTGGTTGCCCAACTGTGTGGTTGAATACATCTATGGCTCACACTGATTTCCTCCGTTTACCGAATTTTGaagagtacatatatataacatgCTTTGTATAGAAAGCCCAACAAGTTCCCCTGTTCTAGTTTAGATATTCGATTGCTGAACTTAAAAAACTTGTCATTTAGTCGTCCTATTAAGCTGCTTTAGACTCTGAGTCTACGAGTCTACTGGCCTGCCCCCTTTACAGTGGTGCAATTTGCTATCATTAATCTTCCAATGAATTCCTACATGTCTAATGCAGGTCACGCACTGCTGTAGCTCCCCTGGAACGGTTGAAAATATTGCTTCAGGTAAAGACCATTTACCTGTAAAGATTTGCTTCAGTGACAGTTGGAGCTTTTGCTCCCTACTCATGATCAACCTTTGGTGATCATGGGTAAATTCGTGCATTTTATGCTATATGAAATACTGAAACAATGCAGCAGTCAAGTCTGATTTTTTGAGGCATTGACAAGGCTTCAATTAGTAGGTCCTATATTCTCATCATTGAAGAATCCCCTAAAAGTTCTGCTTTTGGAAGATATCCAATATCAAGCTACAGTCATTTGATATGAGTATAAAATTCTTTGATCATGCTCTGTTGTACTTTATGGATGATCTTGCCTTTCTCTGTTGAAAAAGGAGATGTTCCTTTGTAGCATCAGCGTGTGCTGAATCCAGTCTCTAATTGCCTGGTGTACTTCAAGAGCATTTCTGCTGTGTCCTTGTCTCTCTCAGCTGATTTGTCTGTGgaattgaattgtaaatgattgtgaaacttattttttattgtgaAGGATCCCTGCAATTGTCAACTTCTATCTTATGAATGCATTGCAAACGATGTTTGGTCCACTTTACTGTGTCTTACTCTTGATGGCTCTTGTGATGTACAGGTACAAAATCCGCACAGCATAAAGTACAATGGTACTATTCAAGGCCTAAAGTACATATGGAGAACTGAGGGCCTCAGAGGGTTATTCAAGGGCAACGGTACAAATTGTGCTCGTATTGTACCAAACTCAGCGGTCAAGTTCTTCAGCTACGAGCAAGCTTCCAAGTACAATATTTGTTGGTCCCTTGACACCTTTGGGTGTCCTActtagtattattattttttccttctttttgacTACTGATTCCAGCATTTTCAAGTTTACTGATTCTTTTACTGTTTGTGGAACATGATTTGGTCACAATTTGAAAGTGAATTTAACTTGTTAGATTGGGACTATCTGTGTGCGTTTATTTGTACTTGAGAAATGGCTACATTGAAACCTCTTATATAATTTGCGGATCTCTCTTTTTATTGCCTTAGCTATCTAGGTATCGCTGATCCAATTCACTTATTCAGTATCTCTTTATTTCTGCTGGACAGGGCTATCTTATTGTTTTACCAGCAGCAAACTGGGAATGGTATGTCCATTTTACTTCCTTTCTGTTTCTTTGTTGTCTTCGTTTAGAAGCCTTTTTTTTTACATGGATTTACTCATCAACTCAATAGTTTGTGGCTTTATGCACATTGTAAGAAGCAGTTGTCATTTTGGTTTATTGATAATCAGAAACCCAAATTAGCTTGTTATTTCTTGTATGATGTGTTTCCAGATTGCTGCTGCCCATTGTTTGTAtatgttctctttttatttagtgtttttgtCGTGTGGAATTTGTTAAACTGCCTGTCTTTGGGTCATCTTATGACTATACTTCACTGCATTGATCATTGTttagtatttaatttttaaccagGATCAACGGGACAAAAATTATTCTCCTTTTTAACCTTACAATTTTTTCTTATGAAGTTTGTGTTTTCGATTATAAGTATCATTTATGCAGTAGTTAAGGTTTCTGCTTCATGTGCAATGGGGATTCCTAGTTTCCTTCTGACTTCCACTTTTGTCTGGCTGTAAAGTGTATGAACgttttaaataaaatatgctCATTAATTTCTGATATTCAGAGGCATCCTTGCGTCCATGTCAAGTGTATTGTCAAACAGTAATGCTGTAGCTTTCTTTGATTTGTTGAAATCTATCTGTCTATGATACAAAACAAAGATTGTGCGGATTGTCTGTGACATTGTTTTTTCTACTTCACTGCAGATGATGCTCAGCTCACTCCTGTATTACGCCTAGGAGCTGGAGCCTGTGCTGGAATAGTTGCCATGTCAGCAACTTACCCTATGGACATGGTTCGTGGCAGGCTGACTGTACAGGTACTTTGCTTCTCTCTATGGTCGATGATTCTCTTTGTCAGTGTCAAGGGTTTTGATTTCTAGTGAAGTTTGGGTAGCTCCTCCCATCATTTTGCAGTAGAATGACCCCATGTTCCTTTGTCTTACTTCTTCAGACAGATAAGTCTCCTTATCAGTACAGAggaatgtttcatgctttatCGACTGTTCTGCGGGAGGAAGGCCCGCGTGCTTTGTACAAGGGCTGGCTTCCTTCTGTCATTGGAGTTGTAAGTCTTCTTGTTCCATGATTAGCACAATCATAATAAATCCATGTATGTGAACTTCTAACCACCTAAGGTAAAAGTAGTGAAGTAAACCATTGTTAACGTCATCTTCATAAATCATAACCTTCACCTAAATGGGTAGTTTTACCATTTTATAGACAAGTTTAGAGGAGTTGTGTCAAGGGTAAATTCATCAATTgtcttttattctcttttccCTTAAACTTTGCTTGATTGATTGTGGCAAAGCATGGACAGAACTGACAAGTAGAGTACATGAAGCAATTGCAGGCCAGTGTGAGCTCAGCCCGAGATTTTCCTACTCCCACCCCTAGAGGGAAAGGTCCAAATTCGACTTGAGCATCCAAAATATCCTTGACCAAAGTCTGTCAAGCTGTCAGCCTGCATTCCTCAAGCTCCTCTGGCTTAGCCCAACATAGAATAATTCCTTCTTAAATGTCGGGTTGAAATCGATGTTGAAATTACTTTGTTCAATTGATTGAATAAATTACCAACTCAAATGTAAATTGAGTGATAAAACATGTAGATCAAATGGGTGTGAAACTATTTGGATTAGAGTCATGGAAGTATGAGATGAAACTACTTTCAAAGCCTTCTTATGGCTTGGCTCTCATGTGAGGGATAGTCAATGCCCATCTTGTGTCCATATTCTGCTGAATGACTTTAGAGTCCTATGTGAAGT
This genomic window contains:
- the LOC131334588 gene encoding mitochondrial adenine nucleotide transporter ADNT1 isoform X2 — its product is MASEDVKTSESAVSTIVNLAEEAKLARQGVKAPSYAVLTICKSLVAGGVAGGVSRTAVAPLERLKILLQVQNPHSIKYNGTIQGLKYIWRTEGLRGLFKGNGTNCARIVPNSAVKFFSYEQASKAILLFYQQQTGNDDAQLTPVLRLGAGACAGIVAMSATYPMDMVRGRLTVQTDKSPYQYRGMFHALSTVLREEGPRALYKGWLPSVIGVVPYVGLNFAVYESLKDWLIKTRPFGLAEDSELSVTTRLACGAAAGTVGQTVAYPLDVVRRRMQMVGWNNAASIITGDGRSKASLEYKGMIDTFRKTVQHEGFRALYKGLVPNSVKVVPSIAIAFVTYEQVKDILGVEMRISD
- the LOC131334588 gene encoding mitochondrial adenine nucleotide transporter ADNT1 isoform X1 codes for the protein MASEDVKTSESAVSTIVNLAEEAKLARQGVKAPSYAVLTICKSLVAGGVAGGVSRTAVAPLERLKILLQVQNPHSIKYNGTIQGLKYIWRTEGLRGLFKGNGTNCARIVPNSAVKFFSYEQASKAILLFYQQQTGNDDAQLTPVLRLGAGACAGIVAMSATYPMDMVRGRLTVQTDKSPYQYRGMFHALSTVLREEGPRALYKGWLPSVIGVVPYVGLNFAVYESLKDWLIKTRPFGLAEDSELSVTTRLACGAAAGTVGQTVAYPLDVVRRRMQMVGWNNAASIITGDGRSKASLEYKGMIDTFRKTVQHEGFRALYKGLVPNSVKVSLITCPLTFHYSISFDLPLSTSVPHIFKGWNCLVEFLGLLETCCGSLLRHNVTTI